The following are encoded in a window of Candidatus Microthrix parvicella Bio17-1 genomic DNA:
- a CDS encoding ATP-binding protein, which yields MEHLVVKALWEGYLLLRASQVVNAAAVTMDPTRGPRSRPLGWLATGIAGGATVWEWRRRRGRDLTVNDPATAIEVIGTSLALLALSPAIVRDADRGRGDDWFGLWGWWGQSAIALAMPHRPEPAMLAHLLPQVDAFTYRRPWLPHETASRNMLNAVGVAAGSRWAVSAVAKVGAEADRASARLVEEQARVVTDQTRREVQERHLQRTVDSLREIREHLTAGRVDTALTQSAATYEPLRAWLAGSEDTGAASLTSAARGHIDQMTRLVNRTERGLSVGDIAVAATAALNTVSVTVSRFNRQRRRGWVVAGLTSTVIYTASVAWGRFGLRQRPGASKEPPAALDRTLSPWSDTLFAILLVAFECASSDRHVASTWSAGQTQVHVALAATRIPDRAHLVTTWSLMGAAMFLADRYYAPEVRTHRFRWQADWVNGMVAGLALRRSHTAIWAALDKLERSANYTIEAVAKQVAEAELAAAQDAVHDTACQSLRYLLTHPDDAPERLAGIIGATISSLETELSGAEADESEALTDALGACAAGYELLGLAARVSVHGDRPVGGEAVEVLVQVANQGLSNALAHSSDPTPEISLVLDEDGALLTVANQATNPYRGPSMDEAAVALGTDEQPEDHPSGGFGLASARRAVDALGGSLEWGDHPTLTQLVLRLPLSADGSPASTPRW from the coding sequence ATGGAACACCTGGTGGTCAAGGCGCTGTGGGAGGGCTACCTCCTGCTGAGGGCAAGCCAGGTGGTAAACGCCGCGGCGGTCACCATGGACCCGACCCGAGGCCCGCGAAGCAGACCGCTGGGATGGCTGGCAACCGGCATCGCCGGAGGGGCCACGGTGTGGGAGTGGCGCCGTCGGCGAGGCCGGGACCTCACCGTCAACGATCCGGCGACGGCGATCGAGGTCATCGGCACCTCGCTGGCGCTGCTGGCCCTCTCCCCCGCCATCGTGCGCGACGCCGACCGCGGACGCGGCGACGACTGGTTTGGGCTCTGGGGATGGTGGGGCCAGTCGGCCATCGCACTGGCGATGCCCCATCGCCCCGAACCGGCGATGCTGGCCCATCTACTCCCGCAGGTGGACGCGTTCACCTACCGGCGACCCTGGTTGCCCCATGAGACCGCCAGCCGAAACATGCTGAACGCCGTCGGGGTCGCAGCAGGGTCGAGGTGGGCCGTCTCCGCAGTCGCCAAGGTTGGCGCTGAGGCCGACCGGGCCAGCGCACGCCTGGTTGAGGAGCAGGCCCGGGTGGTCACGGATCAAACCCGTCGAGAGGTCCAGGAACGGCACCTGCAACGCACCGTCGACTCGTTGCGCGAGATCCGGGAGCACTTGACAGCAGGACGTGTGGATACCGCGCTCACCCAATCGGCCGCCACCTACGAGCCGCTTCGGGCGTGGCTCGCCGGATCCGAAGACACCGGGGCAGCATCGCTCACCAGCGCGGCCCGGGGACACATCGACCAGATGACACGGCTGGTGAACCGCACCGAACGGGGGCTGTCCGTCGGCGATATCGCCGTGGCCGCCACGGCCGCGCTCAACACGGTGAGCGTGACCGTGTCGCGTTTCAACCGACAGCGGCGTCGCGGCTGGGTGGTTGCCGGGCTGACGTCAACGGTGATCTACACCGCCTCGGTCGCCTGGGGCCGATTCGGGCTCCGGCAGCGTCCGGGAGCTTCGAAGGAACCTCCCGCCGCTCTTGATCGAACGCTGAGCCCTTGGTCCGACACGCTCTTCGCCATCCTTCTGGTGGCCTTCGAATGCGCCTCGAGTGATCGACACGTTGCCAGCACCTGGTCGGCCGGACAAACCCAGGTGCACGTCGCATTGGCGGCAACCAGGATTCCCGACCGGGCGCACCTGGTCACGACCTGGAGCCTCATGGGGGCGGCCATGTTCCTCGCGGATCGGTACTACGCCCCGGAGGTGCGAACCCACCGATTTCGTTGGCAGGCCGACTGGGTGAACGGCATGGTGGCAGGGTTGGCCCTTCGGCGTTCACACACCGCCATCTGGGCCGCACTGGACAAGCTGGAGCGCAGCGCCAACTACACGATCGAGGCGGTCGCCAAACAGGTCGCGGAGGCCGAACTGGCGGCGGCTCAAGACGCTGTCCACGACACAGCCTGTCAGTCGTTGCGATACCTGCTCACCCACCCCGATGATGCACCCGAGCGCCTGGCAGGGATCATCGGCGCCACCATTTCGAGCCTTGAGACCGAGCTGAGCGGCGCCGAAGCTGACGAGTCCGAGGCGCTGACCGACGCGCTGGGGGCCTGCGCAGCCGGATATGAACTCTTGGGGCTCGCCGCGCGGGTCTCGGTGCATGGCGACCGTCCGGTGGGTGGTGAGGCCGTGGAGGTGCTGGTGCAGGTTGCCAATCAGGGCCTGAGCAACGCGCTCGCACATTCGAGCGACCCGACGCCTGAGATCAGCCTGGTACTGGATGAGGACGGTGCCCTCCTGACGGTGGCCAACCAGGCCACCAATCCGTACCGCGGGCCCTCGATGGACGAAGCAGCAGTTGCGCTGGGCACCGATGAACAGCCCGAGGACCATCCGTCCGGGGGGTTCGGGCTCGCCTCGGCCCGCCGAGCCGTCGACGCGCTGGGCGGCAGTTTGGAGTGGGGCGATCACCCGACGCTCACCCAGTTGGTCCTCCGGCTGCCGCTCTCGGCCGATGGTTCTCCGGCGAGCACGCCCCGATGGTGA
- a CDS encoding YncE family protein, translated as MARAAPGTPVFAGALVLTIVAVLAAGILGDPGPTQQVSASDTTSRDLAPAKTVAQGGTPEPTSTAVPNTAPDDGKTADQRTLSLAGTITDPALRPKSVVASGNGLFFAQNMMYAHNVAVYDRDLKQVKVIDDEVVPSLFGLEGSASLEGAPVEAVFTSDGSEAYVSQYKLYGPGKDNPGTDTCAKGTWDDSFLYRIATDTLTIDQVIPVGPVPKFVAITHDDAMVLVSNWCGYDLSIVDTATGKETRRVDIGRFPRGIAVAPDDSVAYVTAMGTSDIAVVDLKTFDVSWIKGVGEAPRSVALSPDGKTLYVTLNGEAEVKRIDTATRQVTGEVVTGNQPRSMVLSDDGTALYVVNYADDTVSMVRTSDMTELQELPTRHHPIGITYDKATRRVWVACYVGALMVFDNT; from the coding sequence ATGGCCCGTGCGGCACCTGGCACTCCAGTGTTTGCGGGCGCGTTGGTGCTCACGATTGTGGCGGTTCTGGCCGCGGGCATTCTGGGCGACCCGGGGCCAACGCAGCAGGTCAGCGCGTCCGACACGACGTCTCGTGACCTTGCCCCGGCCAAAACCGTCGCACAAGGCGGCACACCGGAACCGACTTCGACGGCGGTGCCCAACACCGCACCCGACGATGGCAAGACCGCCGATCAGCGCACCCTGAGCCTGGCGGGCACGATCACCGACCCCGCGCTGCGGCCCAAGTCGGTGGTTGCCTCGGGGAACGGCCTGTTCTTTGCACAGAACATGATGTACGCCCACAACGTGGCCGTGTACGACCGCGACCTCAAGCAGGTGAAGGTGATCGACGATGAGGTGGTCCCCTCCCTCTTCGGGCTCGAGGGCAGCGCGTCGTTGGAGGGCGCTCCGGTGGAGGCGGTGTTCACCTCGGACGGGTCTGAGGCGTACGTGTCTCAATACAAGCTGTATGGCCCCGGGAAGGACAATCCGGGCACCGATACATGCGCCAAGGGAACCTGGGACGACAGTTTCCTGTACCGAATCGCCACCGACACGCTGACGATCGATCAGGTGATTCCGGTTGGGCCGGTCCCCAAGTTCGTGGCGATCACACACGATGACGCCATGGTGCTGGTTTCCAATTGGTGCGGCTACGACCTGTCGATCGTCGATACGGCCACCGGAAAGGAGACCCGGCGGGTGGACATCGGTCGGTTCCCGCGTGGCATCGCGGTGGCCCCCGACGACTCGGTGGCGTACGTGACCGCCATGGGTACGTCCGACATCGCCGTGGTCGACCTGAAAACCTTCGATGTCTCGTGGATCAAGGGTGTGGGCGAGGCGCCCAGAAGCGTTGCGCTGTCCCCCGATGGCAAAACGCTGTACGTCACGCTGAATGGCGAAGCCGAGGTGAAGCGCATCGACACGGCGACGCGCCAGGTGACCGGCGAGGTGGTGACCGGCAATCAGCCCCGCTCGATGGTGCTCTCCGACGACGGCACGGCCCTGTACGTCGTGAACTATGCCGACGACACGGTATCGATGGTTCGCACCTCCGACATGACCGAGTTGCAGGAGTTGCCCACTCGGCATCACCCCATTGGCATCACCTACGACAAGGCCACCCGTCGCGTGTGGGTGGCGTGCTACGTGGGGGCCTTGATGGTGTTCGACAACACCTGA